One window of Pseudomonadota bacterium genomic DNA carries:
- the cmk gene encoding (d)CMP kinase, with protein sequence MVEAAQAGKPAVKIAVDGPAASGKGTLARRLADHFGLSHLDTGGLYRAVAVRVLRQGGDPSDETAGENAAQNLETRDLEAPNLRAEEVGQAASIVSAHPTVRAALLVYQRDFAATPPGAVLDGRDIGTVVCPEADAKIYLDASVEARAKRRVKELRLRGLESIESRVLQEMQDRDARDSGRAVAPLRAADDALKIDTTDLSPDEVFDRALSYIAARLG encoded by the coding sequence ATGGTTGAAGCCGCACAAGCCGGAAAACCGGCGGTGAAGATCGCTGTGGACGGCCCGGCGGCCTCTGGGAAAGGCACGTTGGCGCGGCGTTTGGCAGACCATTTCGGCCTCAGCCATCTTGATACGGGCGGGCTTTACCGCGCGGTCGCGGTGCGCGTGTTACGCCAAGGCGGCGATCCATCTGACGAAACCGCCGGCGAGAATGCGGCGCAAAATCTTGAAACACGGGATCTCGAAGCACCAAATTTGCGCGCCGAGGAAGTGGGTCAGGCCGCCTCGATCGTATCCGCCCATCCCACAGTGCGCGCCGCCCTTTTGGTCTATCAACGCGACTTTGCCGCCACGCCGCCGGGGGCGGTTTTAGACGGCCGCGACATCGGTACCGTGGTCTGCCCGGAGGCAGACGCCAAAATCTATCTTGACGCTTCGGTTGAAGCGCGCGCTAAACGGCGCGTGAAAGAGTTGCGGTTACGCGGCCTGGAGAGTATAGAATCGCGCGTTTTGCAGGAAATGCAAGATCGCGACGCCCGCGATAGCGGTCGCGCGGTTGCGCCGCTGAGAGCGGCGGACGATGCACTCAAGATTGATACCACCGATCTTTCGCCCGATGAGGTGTTTGATCGGGCGCTTTCTTATATCGCGGCGCGGCTGGGATAA